The following are encoded together in the Ptychodera flava strain L36383 unplaced genomic scaffold, AS_Pfla_20210202 Scaffold_78__1_contigs__length_561843_pilon, whole genome shotgun sequence genome:
- the LOC139128918 gene encoding uncharacterized protein produces MEDILRRANLSSLLPRFQEQKIESTTILSLTDGELTRLGVTTIGDRVRLRELCSPEASSEYSPNDTTGSGTSTTTSGSASLTASTSRIRRERSFLFSPHQNPAEHRRNRGNRAKKCKRTWTGQFVCLADRNASSVPSSEIKQILTRAGLGLKRLTFDSECKSRDLMDTLMSDAGFPQLRDCGGVELLHCAYAKQLKVITCNWSVPDLKTNLGSQSKIYIRPIQKNLSTKPISSETDETLITQTCMGCNKEFNIRELRDHLWTCTARSDEDEDDVSYDRTEEQEDLNIIDTVDNTSDTANGTTNMISNMDVQQSAAASNPDNTPNDDSLPNEETVDDVVTATYEYCNTNSVSDPVEI; encoded by the exons ATGGAGGACATACTGAGAAGAGCGAATCTGTCAAGTTTGCTCCCCAGATTTCAGGAGCAAAAAATCGAAAGTACAACTATATTGTCCCTGACCGATGGAGAGCTGACTCGATTAGGAGTCACCACCATAGGCGATCGTGTgagacttagagaattatgtAGCCCGGAAGCATCAAGTGAGTATTCTCCCAATGACACAACTGGCTCTGGTACCAGTACTACTACTAGTGGTAGTGCCAGTCTTACTGCAAGTACAAGCCGCATCCGCAGGGAGCGatcatttttgttttcgcctCATCAGAATCCAGCCGAACACAGGCGAAATCGAGGAAATCgtgcaaagaaatgtaaaaggACATGGACTGGACAGTTTGTCTGTCTTGCTGACCGTAACGCCAGTAGCGTCCCATCTTCTGAGATCAAACAGATACTAACTCGAGCTGGGTTGGGACTGAAACGACTAACTTTTGACAGCGAGTGTAAAAGTAGAGACTTGATGGACACCTTGATGTCCGATGCCGGATTTCCACAACTACGTGATTGTGGGGGTGTAGAATTGCTTCACTGTGCATATGCTAAGCAATTAAAAGTGATCACATGCAATTGGTCAGTTCCTGATTTGAAAACTAATTTAGGCTCTCAGAGTAAGATATATATTAGACCCATCCAGAAAAACCTGTCTACGAAACCTATCAGTTCAGAGACTGACGAGACTTTgattactcagacatgtatggGCTgcaacaaagaatttaatattCGTGAATTACGTGATCATCTGTGGACCTGTACAGCACGCTCtgatgaagatgaagatgatgtATCCTATGACAGGACTGAAGAACAGGAAGATCTGAACATTATTGATACAGTGGATAACACAAG TGATACTGCCAATGGTACcacaaatatgatatcaaacaTGGATGTCCAACAGTCTGCTGCTGCTTCAAATCCTGATAACACT CCAAATGATGACAGTTTACCAAATGAGGAGACTGTGGATGATGTAGTGACTGCAACTTATGAATACTGTAACACAAACAGTGTATCAGATCcagttgaaatttga